A genomic window from Halogeometricum borinquense DSM 11551 includes:
- the trpG gene encoding anthranilate synthase component II: MTLRVVVVDNFDSFTYNLVEYLSEQRIGDDEIAVEVRKNTASLDEIRDLDPDAIVISPGPGHPKNDRDVGVTTEVLTTLSKSIPTLGVCLGLEAAVYVYGGSVGHAPEPIHGKAFPVEHDSHGVFAGLEQQFQAGRYHSLVATEVPECFEVSATTDHFGDELVMGVRHREYPIEAVQFHPESVLTGVGHDVVRNFLQAVGNERAVASP, encoded by the coding sequence ATGACGCTTCGTGTCGTCGTCGTAGATAACTTCGATTCGTTCACGTACAATCTCGTCGAGTACCTCTCTGAGCAACGCATCGGCGACGACGAAATCGCAGTTGAAGTACGGAAGAACACCGCCTCGCTGGACGAGATTCGTGACCTCGACCCCGACGCAATCGTGATTAGTCCGGGACCGGGACACCCGAAGAACGACCGCGACGTTGGTGTGACGACCGAGGTGCTGACGACGCTCTCGAAGTCGATACCGACGCTCGGTGTCTGTCTCGGTCTGGAAGCGGCGGTGTACGTCTACGGCGGTAGCGTCGGCCACGCACCCGAACCCATCCACGGCAAGGCGTTCCCGGTAGAACACGACAGCCACGGAGTCTTCGCCGGTCTCGAACAGCAGTTTCAGGCCGGACGCTACCACTCGCTGGTCGCGACCGAAGTGCCCGAGTGTTTCGAGGTGTCGGCGACGACGGACCACTTCGGTGACGAACTCGTGATGGGCGTTCGCCACCGCGAGTATCCGATCGAGGCGGTGCAGTTCCACCCAGAAAGCGTCCTGACTGGCGTCGGCCACGACGTGGTGCGGAACTTCCTGCAAGCCGTGGGAAATGAACGCGCGGTCGCGTCGCCGTAA